Proteins co-encoded in one Azospirillum humicireducens genomic window:
- a CDS encoding UbiH/UbiF/VisC/COQ6 family ubiquinone biosynthesis hydroxylase, protein MAVPGTESGNATVPPQGGDITTEVVVLGGGLAGLTMAAALASAGVPVVCIDRDSPERMGGQDFDIRTTAISYASKMVLDAAGVWRHMADQAGPMLDIRIADQFSPLFIHYDHTELAMEGKHQPFGWILDNKDIRRALFTRAAELPGLVHLAPAQATAVERTRSGVSVRLADGRTVRGRLLVGADGRRSLARDSAGIKVRRWSYDQSAIICTIRHTEPNKGVAVEHFLPNGPFAVLPMTDNRCSIVWSEKTSLVDTYLNLPDDQFIDELQRRSGGYLGEITLLTKREAWPLSVLLADRFVADRLALVGEAAHAIHPIAGQGLNLGMRDVAALAEVVVDAHRLGLDVGGPEVLARFQRWRRFDTVLLAAVCDGLVHLFSNSIPPLKLARTLGMAAINRLPPVKRFFMKHAMGVVGDLPRMIRGQPL, encoded by the coding sequence ATGGCCGTACCGGGCACCGAATCGGGCAACGCGACCGTTCCGCCGCAGGGTGGCGACATCACCACCGAGGTCGTGGTGCTGGGCGGCGGTCTGGCCGGACTGACCATGGCGGCGGCGCTGGCCAGCGCCGGCGTGCCGGTGGTCTGCATCGACCGGGACAGCCCGGAACGGATGGGCGGCCAGGATTTCGACATCCGCACCACCGCCATCTCCTACGCCTCCAAGATGGTGCTGGACGCGGCGGGCGTGTGGCGCCACATGGCCGACCAGGCCGGCCCGATGCTGGACATCCGCATCGCCGACCAGTTCTCGCCCCTGTTCATCCATTACGACCACACCGAGCTGGCGATGGAGGGCAAGCACCAGCCCTTCGGCTGGATCCTGGACAACAAGGACATCCGCCGCGCCCTGTTCACCCGCGCGGCCGAACTGCCGGGGCTGGTCCATCTGGCGCCGGCCCAGGCGACCGCGGTGGAGCGCACCCGGTCCGGCGTGTCGGTGCGGCTTGCCGACGGGCGCACGGTGCGCGGCCGGCTGCTGGTCGGCGCCGACGGGCGGCGGTCGCTGGCGCGCGACAGCGCCGGGATCAAGGTGCGGCGCTGGTCCTACGACCAGAGCGCCATCATCTGCACCATCCGCCACACCGAGCCGAACAAGGGCGTCGCGGTCGAGCATTTCCTGCCCAACGGCCCCTTCGCCGTGCTGCCGATGACCGACAACCGCTGTTCCATCGTGTGGAGCGAGAAGACCTCGCTGGTCGACACCTATCTCAACCTGCCCGACGACCAGTTCATCGACGAGCTGCAGCGGCGTTCCGGCGGCTATCTCGGCGAGATCACGCTGCTGACCAAGCGCGAGGCCTGGCCGCTGTCGGTGCTGCTGGCCGACCGCTTCGTCGCTGACCGGCTGGCCCTGGTGGGGGAGGCGGCGCATGCCATCCATCCGATCGCCGGGCAGGGGCTGAACCTGGGCATGCGCGACGTCGCGGCATTGGCCGAGGTGGTGGTCGACGCCCACCGTCTCGGCCTCGACGTCGGCGGGCCGGAGGTGCTGGCCCGCTTCCAGCGCTGGCGCCGCTTCGACACCGTTCTGCTGGCGGCGGTGTGCGACGGGCTGGTCCACCTGTTCTCCAACAGCATTCCGCCCTTGAAGCTGGCGCGCACCCTGGGCATGGCGGCGATCAACCGCCTGCCGCCGGTCAAGCGCTTCTTCATGAAGCACGCCATGGGTGTGGTCGGCGACCTGCCGCGGATGATCCGGGGCCAGCCGCTTTGA
- the glnK gene encoding P-II family nitrogen regulator, whose product MKLVMAIIKPFKLDEVREALTSLGIQGLTVSEVKGFGRQKGQTEIYRGAEYSVSFLPKVKVEVAVSDDQYEQVVEAIQKAANTGRIGDGKIFVLEIAQAVRIRTGETNSEAL is encoded by the coding sequence ATGAAACTGGTTATGGCCATCATCAAGCCGTTCAAGCTCGACGAAGTGCGCGAGGCGCTGACGTCGCTCGGGATCCAGGGCCTGACCGTCAGCGAGGTCAAGGGCTTCGGCCGCCAGAAGGGCCAGACGGAAATCTACCGCGGCGCCGAATATTCCGTGAGCTTCCTGCCCAAGGTGAAGGTCGAGGTCGCGGTGTCCGACGACCAGTATGAACAGGTGGTCGAGGCGATCCAGAAGGCCGCCAACACCGGCCGCATCGGCGACGGCAAGATCTTCGTGCTGGAGATCGCCCAGGCCGTGCGCATCCGTACCGGCGAGACCAACTCCGAGGCGCTGTAA
- a CDS encoding DedA family protein, which produces MDGGLTDWLVQTMHHLHYVGIFLLVALARIFPPLPAESVIPLAGIGAATGEFTLVGVAIAGGLGSLAGQLVWFLPSRMMGRDRLEAFLKKYGPWLTIDPKKVRRSTDWFARRGGIAVLFSQPVPGVRTLISIPAGACRMPILNYSLASGIGSILWTALLAWTGYMLSTWPFAHRLLGYVTVGLLVGLVGLYLWRLAGHLHLLRKGGGETPTVTPTAGC; this is translated from the coding sequence ATGGATGGCGGATTGACGGACTGGCTGGTGCAGACCATGCACCACCTCCACTATGTCGGGATCTTCCTGCTGGTGGCGCTCGCGCGGATCTTTCCGCCGCTGCCGGCCGAGTCGGTGATCCCGCTGGCCGGGATCGGGGCGGCGACCGGCGAGTTCACGCTGGTCGGGGTCGCCATCGCCGGCGGGCTCGGCTCGCTGGCCGGGCAACTGGTCTGGTTCCTGCCCAGCCGGATGATGGGCCGCGACCGGTTGGAGGCCTTTCTGAAGAAATACGGACCCTGGTTGACCATCGACCCGAAGAAGGTGCGGCGGAGCACCGACTGGTTCGCCAGGCGCGGCGGCATCGCCGTGCTGTTCTCGCAGCCGGTGCCGGGTGTGCGCACCCTGATTTCGATCCCGGCCGGGGCGTGCAGGATGCCGATCCTGAACTATTCGCTGGCCTCGGGTATCGGCTCGATCCTGTGGACGGCGCTGCTGGCCTGGACCGGCTACATGCTGTCGACCTGGCCCTTCGCCCACCGGCTGCTCGGCTATGTCACCGTCGGGCTGCTGGTGGGGCTGGTCGGGCTCTATCTGTGGCGGCTGGCCGGGCACCTGCATCTGCTGCGCAAGGGGGGCGGCGAGACGCCAACCGTCACGCCGACGGCCGGCTGCTGA
- a CDS encoding DNA translocase FtsK, with protein sequence MITRVHGPFVSDHEVEQIVRFLKAQGEPNYVDAILEDEEGEESFDDGALPGTGGGSGDDLYDKAVAVVCRERKASTSFIQRQLRIGYNSAARLIERMETEGVVSKPNHSGKREVLARNIDE encoded by the coding sequence ATGATCACCCGCGTCCACGGTCCCTTCGTCTCCGACCACGAGGTCGAACAGATCGTCCGGTTCCTCAAGGCGCAGGGCGAGCCCAACTATGTCGACGCCATCCTGGAGGATGAGGAGGGCGAGGAGTCCTTCGACGACGGCGCCCTGCCCGGCACCGGCGGCGGGTCCGGCGACGACCTCTATGACAAGGCGGTGGCGGTGGTCTGCCGCGAGCGCAAGGCCTCGACCAGCTTCATCCAGCGCCAGCTGCGCATCGGCTACAACTCCGCCGCCCGCCTGATCGAGCGGATGGAGACCGAAGGGGTGGTCAGCAAGCCCAACCACTCCGGCAAGCGCGAAGTTCTGGCCCGTAACATCGACGAATGA
- a CDS encoding LysE family translocator: protein MDEVWVLLQGIVLGFAIAAPVGPIGLLCIRRTLQHGPLMGFFTGFGAAVADTIYGAIAAFGVSAALSFLRGHETAFQLIGGIFLLVVAVRTFRQQPDAEEREAASAPDTKSWFTGFMTGLSLTLTNPATIMAFIAIFAGFGLGGTLGRLEASTLVLGVFIGSSLWWMTLSMGVAAVRHRISDRGLTMLNHCTGVALGAFGLWALGMAATGLAGMA, encoded by the coding sequence GTGGACGAAGTCTGGGTGCTCTTGCAGGGAATCGTTCTCGGATTCGCCATCGCCGCACCCGTCGGGCCGATCGGTCTGCTGTGCATCCGCCGCACCCTGCAGCACGGCCCCCTGATGGGCTTCTTCACCGGATTCGGCGCCGCGGTGGCCGACACCATCTATGGCGCCATCGCCGCCTTCGGCGTGTCGGCGGCGCTCAGCTTCCTGCGCGGGCACGAGACGGCCTTCCAGCTGATCGGCGGCATCTTCCTGCTGGTGGTGGCGGTCCGCACCTTCCGCCAGCAGCCCGACGCCGAGGAGCGGGAGGCGGCGTCCGCCCCCGACACCAAATCCTGGTTCACCGGCTTCATGACCGGCCTGTCGCTGACCTTGACCAACCCGGCGACCATCATGGCCTTCATCGCCATCTTCGCCGGTTTCGGGCTGGGCGGCACGCTGGGCCGGCTGGAGGCATCGACCCTGGTGCTGGGCGTCTTCATCGGGTCGTCGCTGTGGTGGATGACCCTGTCGATGGGCGTCGCCGCCGTGCGCCACCGCATCTCCGACCGCGGCCTGACCATGCTGAACCACTGCACCGGCGTGGCGCTCGGCGCTTTCGGCCTGTGGGCGCTCGGCATGGCCGCCACCGGCCTCGCCGGGATGGCCTGA
- a CDS encoding LolA family protein, translating to MKTVLRRLSHSLFPGALLCAAFLAPLPVVLAPSAAVAAPATPVSLSAQDQAVVAKVEEYLNGIVTLQSKFLQVAPNGRQATGTFYLWRPGRMRLEYDRPLKDFIVADGSFVFYWDGEMRQQSSAPIGSTLADFILRKDIRLSGDVTVNEVFQAPGVIEVSLLETKDPGKGTLTLVFEDRPFQLRKWRVLDAQGMTTEVALLNPRTDVTFDREMFYFKEPARGSDFGRGD from the coding sequence ATGAAGACCGTGCTTCGCCGCCTCTCCCATTCTCTGTTTCCTGGCGCCCTGCTGTGCGCCGCCTTCCTGGCTCCGCTGCCGGTCGTGCTCGCTCCGTCCGCCGCCGTCGCCGCGCCGGCCACGCCCGTGTCGCTGTCGGCGCAGGACCAGGCCGTCGTCGCCAAGGTCGAGGAGTATCTGAACGGCATCGTCACCCTGCAGTCGAAGTTCCTGCAGGTGGCGCCCAACGGGCGGCAGGCGACCGGCACCTTCTATCTGTGGCGGCCCGGCCGGATGCGGCTGGAGTATGACCGGCCGCTGAAGGATTTCATCGTCGCCGACGGCAGCTTCGTCTTCTATTGGGACGGCGAGATGCGCCAGCAGTCGAGCGCTCCCATCGGATCGACGCTGGCCGACTTCATCCTGCGCAAGGATATCCGGCTGTCGGGCGACGTGACCGTCAACGAGGTGTTCCAGGCCCCCGGCGTGATCGAGGTCAGCCTGCTGGAGACCAAGGACCCCGGCAAGGGCACCCTGACCCTGGTGTTCGAGGACCGCCCCTTCCAGCTGCGCAAGTGGCGGGTGCTGGATGCCCAGGGCATGACCACCGAGGTCGCCCTGCTGAACCCGCGGACCGACGTCACCTTCGACCGCGAGATGTTCTATTTCAAGGAGCCGGCGCGCGGATCGGACTTCGGCCGCGGCGACTGA
- the znuC gene encoding zinc ABC transporter ATP-binding protein ZnuC: MSTPHTRRDASALFAGPLAWTEDLTVRFGRRTVLDRVNVAVQPGEVVTLIGPNGAGKTTLVRAVLGLVAPDGGRVLRRPNLRIGYMPQKLSVDQTLPLTVRRFLKLWRPVAADRVEAALEEAGVARLADSAIQTISGGEMQRVLLARALLGEPDLLVLDEPDQAVDVHGQAELFNRIAQVRQRRGCGVLLVSHDLHTVMARTDRVICLNAHVCCSGRPEDVSRHPEYHALFGGHARDLAVYVHHHDHAHAEDGKVVPDHDGGCCHG, translated from the coding sequence ATGTCAACACCCCACACACGCCGTGATGCCTCCGCGCTCTTTGCCGGCCCGCTCGCCTGGACCGAGGATCTGACCGTCCGCTTCGGCCGCCGCACCGTGCTGGACCGCGTCAACGTCGCCGTCCAGCCGGGGGAGGTGGTGACGCTGATCGGCCCCAACGGCGCCGGCAAGACGACGCTGGTGCGTGCCGTTCTGGGGCTGGTGGCGCCCGACGGCGGGCGGGTGCTGCGGCGCCCGAACCTGCGCATCGGCTACATGCCGCAGAAGCTGTCGGTGGATCAGACGCTGCCGCTGACGGTCCGCCGGTTCCTGAAGCTCTGGCGGCCGGTGGCCGCCGACCGGGTGGAGGCGGCGTTGGAGGAGGCCGGGGTGGCGCGGTTGGCCGACTCGGCGATACAGACGATTTCCGGCGGCGAGATGCAGCGGGTGCTGCTGGCCCGCGCCCTGCTGGGCGAACCGGACCTGCTGGTGCTCGACGAGCCCGATCAGGCGGTGGACGTGCATGGACAGGCGGAGCTGTTCAACCGCATCGCCCAGGTGCGCCAGCGGCGCGGCTGCGGCGTGCTGCTGGTCAGTCACGACCTGCACACGGTGATGGCGCGCACCGACCGGGTGATCTGCCTGAACGCCCATGTCTGCTGTTCCGGTCGGCCGGAGGATGTCAGCCGGCACCCGGAATACCATGCCCTGTTCGGCGGCCACGCCCGCGACCTCGCCGTTTATGTCCATCACCACGACCATGCCCATGCCGAGGACGGCAAGGTCGTGCCCGACCATGACGGGGGCTGCTGCCATGGATGA
- a CDS encoding DNA translocase FtsK: MARPAGPTSARPRPSLGRTAPGPRKGAPRDGAKELGSKDPGKDRLRAGRSRPEKPPFFSPAMRAFVVARAREAMGFVLGLFGLLLMVLLGSYDPRDASLNSVPAAAGETHNLFGPPGAYVADLLIQYIGWSAFVIALVPMFWGWRLGAQRKLGNPLFRTVLALWGVILVSMALASLTDASSDPLAPLPGGSIGQILLHGVGNLFGAEPMVATVAAVGGGLVLFLAAGLTIGEWIASFRALGRGTVNGVHLIRHGARSGADALRRHGRNAAQAAVQTASIAVDDALRGDGTPKRKGPRFDDAVRVDPLPPAGLDAGPVPVPAAPAAADRPLRPVPIVTPPKSAASERDAAKADPRQTRLPLGEEEGPTGYELPPLDLLQMPPTGIRGEQLDEAALQRNAEQLEGVLGDFGVRGEIQKVHPGPVVTLYELEPAPGTKSSRVIGLADDIARSMSAVSVRVAVVPGRNVIGVELPNARRETVLLRELMAAEGFDKHGGKLALALGKDIGGQPVVAD; encoded by the coding sequence ATGGCCCGACCCGCCGGCCCCACCTCCGCGCGCCCCCGGCCCAGCCTGGGACGGACCGCCCCCGGCCCGCGCAAGGGGGCGCCCCGCGACGGCGCGAAGGAGCTGGGATCCAAGGATCCGGGGAAGGACCGCCTGCGCGCAGGCCGCAGCCGGCCGGAAAAGCCGCCCTTCTTCTCCCCGGCCATGCGCGCCTTCGTCGTCGCCCGCGCGCGCGAGGCGATGGGCTTCGTGCTGGGGCTGTTCGGGCTGCTGCTGATGGTGCTGCTGGGCAGCTACGACCCGCGCGACGCCTCGCTGAACTCGGTCCCCGCCGCGGCGGGCGAGACCCACAACCTGTTCGGCCCGCCCGGCGCCTATGTCGCAGACCTGCTGATCCAGTATATCGGCTGGTCCGCCTTCGTCATCGCGCTGGTGCCGATGTTCTGGGGCTGGCGGCTGGGCGCGCAGCGCAAGCTGGGCAACCCGCTGTTCCGCACCGTTCTGGCCCTGTGGGGCGTGATCCTGGTGTCGATGGCGCTGGCCAGCCTGACCGACGCCTCCAGCGATCCGCTCGCCCCGCTGCCCGGCGGCAGCATCGGCCAGATCCTGCTGCACGGCGTCGGCAACCTGTTCGGGGCCGAGCCGATGGTGGCGACGGTCGCCGCGGTCGGCGGCGGGCTGGTGCTGTTCCTGGCGGCCGGCCTGACGATCGGCGAATGGATCGCCAGCTTCCGCGCGCTCGGCCGCGGTACCGTGAACGGGGTCCATCTGATCCGCCATGGCGCCCGCAGCGGCGCCGACGCATTGCGCCGCCATGGCCGCAACGCGGCGCAGGCCGCGGTGCAGACCGCCTCCATCGCCGTGGACGACGCCCTGCGCGGCGACGGGACTCCCAAGCGGAAGGGCCCGCGCTTCGACGATGCCGTGCGCGTCGATCCGCTTCCCCCCGCCGGGTTGGACGCCGGTCCGGTGCCGGTGCCGGCCGCGCCGGCCGCCGCCGACAGGCCGCTGCGTCCGGTCCCCATCGTCACCCCGCCCAAGTCCGCCGCCTCGGAGCGCGACGCCGCCAAGGCCGACCCGCGCCAGACCCGCCTGCCGCTGGGCGAGGAGGAGGGTCCGACGGGCTACGAACTGCCGCCGCTCGACCTGCTGCAGATGCCGCCCACCGGCATCCGCGGCGAGCAGCTGGACGAGGCGGCGCTCCAGCGCAACGCCGAACAGCTGGAAGGCGTGCTGGGCGATTTCGGCGTGCGCGGCGAGATCCAGAAGGTCCATCCCGGCCCGGTCGTCACCCTTTACGAGCTGGAACCGGCCCCCGGCACGAAGTCGTCGCGCGTCATCGGGCTGGCCGACGACATCGCCCGCTCGATGAGCGCGGTGTCGGTCCGCGTCGCCGTGGTCCCCGGCCGCAACGTCATCGGCGTCGAACTGCCCAACGCCAGGCGCGAGACCGTGCTGCTGCGCGAGTTGATGGCGGCGGAAGGCTTCGACAAGCATGGCGGCAAGCTGGCGCTGGCGCTCGGCAAGGACATCGGCGGCCAGCCGGTGGTGGCCGAC
- the znuA gene encoding zinc ABC transporter substrate-binding protein ZnuA, whose translation MRRFALSAILTAALAAATALPAQAEVPKVVVSIKPIHSLVASVMHGVGDPALLVRGGASPHSYTMKPSDAKALSAADLVVWVGPELESFLEKPLKANAPKATRLTLMELKGLTLLETREGGAWEAHDHGHEAGHKGHDHKHEHKGHDHAEEHEELNSHIWLDPANARAIVKAVAEALAAKDPADAEAFRTNAERTLQQLDALDAELKATLAPVKDKPFVVFHDAYQYFEARYDLSAVGSITVSPDRRPSAKRLSAIRAKIGGLGAACVFAEPQFEPALVQTVVEGTKARTGVLDPEGAGLPEGEALYPTLLRNLAASLRGCLGA comes from the coding sequence ATGCGCCGATTCGCGCTGTCCGCCATCCTGACCGCCGCCCTCGCCGCCGCAACCGCGCTGCCGGCCCAGGCCGAGGTGCCGAAGGTGGTGGTGTCGATCAAGCCGATCCATTCCCTGGTCGCCTCGGTCATGCATGGGGTGGGCGACCCGGCCCTGCTGGTGCGCGGCGGCGCATCGCCGCACAGCTACACGATGAAGCCGTCGGACGCGAAGGCGCTGTCGGCCGCCGATCTGGTGGTCTGGGTCGGGCCGGAGTTGGAGAGCTTCCTGGAAAAGCCGCTGAAGGCCAACGCGCCCAAGGCGACGCGGCTGACCCTGATGGAGCTGAAGGGCCTGACCCTGCTGGAAACCCGCGAAGGCGGCGCCTGGGAGGCGCACGACCACGGTCATGAAGCGGGCCACAAGGGCCATGACCATAAGCACGAGCATAAAGGCCACGATCATGCCGAGGAGCATGAGGAGCTGAACAGCCACATCTGGCTCGATCCCGCCAACGCCCGCGCCATCGTCAAGGCCGTGGCGGAGGCGCTTGCCGCCAAGGATCCGGCCGATGCGGAGGCCTTCCGCACCAACGCCGAGCGCACCCTGCAGCAGCTCGACGCGCTGGATGCGGAGCTGAAGGCCACGCTGGCGCCGGTGAAGGACAAGCCCTTCGTCGTCTTCCACGACGCCTACCAGTATTTCGAGGCGCGCTACGACCTGTCGGCGGTCGGCTCCATCACCGTCAGCCCGGACCGCCGCCCGTCGGCCAAGCGGCTGTCGGCGATCCGCGCCAAGATCGGCGGGCTGGGTGCCGCCTGCGTCTTCGCCGAACCGCAGTTCGAACCGGCCCTGGTCCAGACGGTGGTGGAGGGCACCAAGGCCAGGACCGGCGTGCTCGACCCCGAGGGTGCCGGGTTGCCGGAGGGCGAGGCGCTCTACCCCACCCTGCTGCGCAACCTCGCCGCATCGCTGCGCGGCTGCCTTGGCGCTTAA
- a CDS encoding aminotransferase class I/II-fold pyridoxal phosphate-dependent enzyme yields the protein MVSADFSVNSGAVFTEAIGNDRLDLLTDYPFTRLANLLAPITPRANVAPILLTVGEPQHTPPAIIEETLRANGAGWNKYPPVGGTPEFRAAAGDWLTRRYELPAGLLHADSSVLPLSGTREALFMLALLAVPTRKAGRQPAVLMPNPFYAPYEGAAVMAGAEPVFLSATRETGFLPDLDALTPELLERTALFYLCTPANPQGAAASPAYLAKAIGLARHYGFVLAVDECYAEIWLDAPPAGALQVATSLPHEDGKPWANLLVFHSLSKRSSAAGLRSGFVAGDPALIGRFSRLRSYGCAGMPLPILAASTALWRDEAHVEENRAAYRAKFAAAEAELGGRYGYQRPAGGFFLWLEVGNGEEAAKRLWAEGAVRVLPGAYLSRSNPGEPNPGDAFIRVALVQDTDTVAQACASIVRILG from the coding sequence ATGGTCTCTGCCGATTTCAGCGTGAACAGCGGTGCCGTCTTCACCGAGGCGATCGGCAACGACCGGCTCGACCTGCTGACCGACTATCCCTTCACCCGGCTGGCCAACCTGCTGGCGCCGATCACGCCGCGCGCCAACGTCGCCCCCATCCTGCTGACGGTGGGCGAGCCGCAGCACACCCCGCCCGCCATCATCGAAGAGACGCTGCGCGCCAACGGCGCCGGCTGGAACAAGTATCCGCCGGTCGGCGGCACGCCGGAGTTCCGCGCCGCGGCCGGCGACTGGCTGACCCGCCGCTACGAGCTGCCAGCCGGGCTGCTGCATGCCGACAGCTCCGTCCTGCCGCTGTCCGGCACGCGCGAGGCCCTGTTCATGCTGGCCCTGCTGGCGGTGCCGACGCGCAAGGCCGGGCGCCAGCCGGCGGTTCTGATGCCCAACCCCTTCTATGCGCCCTATGAGGGGGCCGCGGTGATGGCGGGGGCGGAGCCGGTGTTCCTGTCAGCCACCCGCGAGACCGGCTTCCTGCCCGACCTCGACGCGCTGACGCCGGAATTGCTGGAGCGCACCGCCCTCTTCTACCTCTGCACTCCCGCCAACCCGCAGGGCGCCGCCGCCTCGCCGGCCTATCTCGCCAAGGCCATCGGGCTGGCACGGCACTATGGCTTCGTGCTGGCGGTCGACGAATGCTATGCCGAGATCTGGCTGGACGCCCCGCCGGCCGGTGCGCTGCAGGTCGCGACTTCCCTGCCGCATGAGGACGGGAAGCCCTGGGCCAACCTGCTGGTCTTCCATTCGCTGTCCAAGCGGTCGAGCGCGGCCGGCCTGCGCTCCGGCTTCGTCGCCGGCGACCCGGCGCTGATCGGGCGCTTCTCCCGCCTGCGCAGCTACGGCTGCGCCGGCATGCCGCTGCCGATCCTGGCGGCCAGCACCGCGCTGTGGCGCGACGAAGCCCATGTGGAGGAGAACCGCGCCGCCTACCGCGCCAAGTTCGCGGCGGCGGAGGCGGAGCTGGGCGGGCGCTACGGCTATCAGCGGCCGGCCGGCGGCTTCTTCCTGTGGCTGGAGGTCGGCAACGGCGAGGAGGCGGCCAAGCGGCTGTGGGCGGAGGGCGCCGTCCGCGTGCTGCCCGGCGCCTATCTGTCGCGCAGCAACCCCGGCGAGCCGAACCCCGGCGACGCCTTCATCCGCGTCGCCCTGGTGCAGGACACCGACACCGTCGCCCAGGCCTGCGCGTCCATCGTCCGCATTCTCGGCTGA
- the znuB gene encoding zinc ABC transporter permease subunit ZnuB, whose protein sequence is MDEFVIRALLAGGGIALLAGPLGSFVVWRRMAYFGDTLSHSALLGVTLGFLLGVNPMIGVMVVCVTLALALVALQRRRHLAADTLLGILSHGSLSLGLVALAFLETLRVDLMAYLFGDILSVTDGDLMAIYGGGAVALTGLALLWRRLLAVTVDEDLARVEGMPVDALRLAFMLLIALVIAIAMKIVGILLITSLLIIPAAAARRFARTPEGMAALASVLGVVAVVAGLLASLNWDLPGGPSVVVAAAALFLLGSLVPVRR, encoded by the coding sequence ATGGATGAGTTCGTGATCCGCGCCCTGCTGGCCGGCGGTGGCATCGCCCTGCTGGCCGGGCCGCTGGGCTCCTTCGTGGTGTGGCGGCGCATGGCCTATTTCGGCGACACGCTGTCCCATTCCGCCCTGCTGGGGGTGACGCTGGGCTTCCTGCTGGGCGTCAACCCGATGATCGGCGTGATGGTGGTCTGCGTGACGCTGGCCCTGGCTCTGGTGGCCTTGCAGCGGCGGCGCCATCTCGCGGCCGACACGCTGCTGGGCATCCTGTCGCATGGCTCGCTGTCGCTGGGGCTGGTGGCCCTGGCCTTTCTGGAGACCTTGCGCGTCGATCTGATGGCCTATCTGTTCGGCGACATCCTGTCGGTGACCGACGGCGACCTGATGGCGATCTATGGCGGTGGCGCGGTGGCGCTGACCGGGCTGGCGCTGCTGTGGCGCCGGCTGCTGGCGGTGACGGTGGACGAGGATCTGGCGCGGGTGGAGGGCATGCCGGTCGATGCGCTGCGGCTGGCCTTCATGCTGCTGATCGCGCTGGTGATCGCCATCGCCATGAAGATCGTCGGCATCCTGCTGATCACCTCGCTGCTGATCATTCCTGCCGCCGCTGCCCGCCGCTTCGCCCGCACACCGGAAGGCATGGCGGCGTTGGCCTCGGTCCTGGGTGTGGTGGCGGTGGTCGCCGGGCTGCTGGCGTCGCTGAACTGGGATCTGCCGGGTGGGCCGAGCGTGGTGGTGGCCGCCGCCGCGCTGTTCCTGCTGGGATCGCTGGTGCCAGTGCGGCGCTGA
- a CDS encoding DUF2239 family protein, translated as MSVTAETLCTAFRGECRLAAGDALSVARALRAALDAEPDGPPVLVFDDATGKPVDLDLRGSDAEVAWRLSPPPRGPGRPKLGVVAREVTLLPRHWDWLNAQPGGASVALRKLVDEARKGSEGKDRVSRAQEAAYRVMLELAGDRPGYEEAVRALYAADRARFDALTADWPADLRGYVRTLAADAFAG; from the coding sequence ATGTCCGTCACCGCCGAGACCCTCTGCACTGCCTTTCGTGGCGAGTGCCGCCTTGCCGCCGGGGATGCGTTGAGCGTGGCGCGGGCGTTGCGGGCGGCATTGGACGCGGAACCCGATGGACCGCCGGTGCTGGTGTTCGACGATGCCACCGGAAAGCCGGTCGATCTCGACCTGCGGGGAAGCGATGCGGAGGTTGCGTGGCGTTTGTCTCCCCCGCCGCGGGGGCCGGGGCGGCCGAAGCTGGGGGTGGTGGCGCGGGAGGTCACGCTGCTGCCGCGCCATTGGGATTGGTTGAACGCCCAGCCGGGCGGGGCGTCGGTGGCGCTGCGCAAGCTGGTGGACGAAGCGCGCAAGGGGAGCGAAGGGAAGGACCGTGTGAGCCGGGCCCAGGAGGCCGCCTATCGCGTCATGCTGGAGCTGGCCGGCGACCGGCCGGGCTATGAGGAGGCGGTTCGGGCGCTCTATGCTGCGGACCGCGCGCGGTTCGACGCGCTGACGGCGGACTGGCCGGCCGACCTGCGCGGCTATGTCCGGACGCTGGCGGCGGATGCGTTTGCAGGCTGA